A part of Populus alba chromosome 8, ASM523922v2, whole genome shotgun sequence genomic DNA contains:
- the LOC118052344 gene encoding serine/threonine-protein kinase PCRK1 yields MKCFHFSNKEKNEEPKTCNHICSARSTSSTSTSMSTDRDLRKSGSEFNSQNVSDFSTESSTKNSFGALSQRQSNLRVFTFSELKTATKNFSRSVMIGEGGFGGVYRGVIRSMEDSSKKIDIAVKQLGRRGLQGHKEWVTEVNFLGIAEHPNIVKLVGYCAEDDERGVQRLLVYEFMPNKSVQDHLSSKFQKVLPWATRVKIAQDAARGLAYLHEGMDFQIIFRDVKSSNILLDDQWNAKLSDFGLARLGPSDGLSHVSTAVVGTIGYAAPEYIRTGRLTSKSDVWSFGVFLYELITGRRPLDRNRPKNEQKLLEWVRPHLSGARKFRLILDPRLEGKYNIKTAQKLAAVANCCLVRQAKTRPKMSEILEMINKIVDTTDNGSPLLPMKSLAPKDAPERSKRERIKMRFVDPIIGESGCWSAWRTRQ; encoded by the exons aatgaagaacCAAAGACTTGTAACCACATCTGTTCTGCCCGATCCACTTCGTCTACATCAACGTCGATGTCAACTGATCGTGACCTGAGGAAATCTGGGTCTGAGTTCAATTCTCAGAATGTATCAGATTTTAGCACAGAATCGTCCACAAAGAACTCATTTGGTGCTCTGTCTCAGAGACAGAGCAATCTTAGAGTCTTCACATTCTCAGAACTGAAGACGGCGACTAAGAATTTCAGCCGCTCTGTCATGATTGGAGAGGGTGGATTTGGTGGTGTGTACAGGGGAGTAATCCGAAGCATGGAAGACTCAAGTAAGAAGATCGATATCGCTGTCAAACAACTGGGCAGAAGAGGGCTCCAG GGGCACAAGGAATGGGTGACTGAAGTAAATTTTCTAGGGATTGCTGAACATCCAAATATTGTCAAATTAGTGGGCTACTGTGCTGAGGACGATGAACGGGGAGTCCAGCGCCTTCTGGTGTATGAATTTATGCCCAACAAAAGTGTGCAGGATCACTTGTCAAGTAAATTTCAGAAGGTTCTTCCCTGGGCGACAAGAGTAAAAATTGCCCAGGATGCTGCCCGAGGCTTAGCATACCTCCATGAAGGAATGGATTTTcag ATTATTTTCAGAGATGTCAAGTCTTCAAACATACTACTGGATGACCAATGGAATGCAAAGCTATCAGACTTTGGGTTGGCCAGATTGGGACCTTCAGATGGTTTGAGCCATGTTTCGACTGCG GTAGTTGGAACAATCGGATATGCAGCTCCTGAATATATTCGAACTGGGCGTCTCACTTCTAAAAGCGATGTGTGGAGCTTCGGGGTTTTTCTTTACGAACTTATAACAGGCAGACGTCCTTTGGATAGGAACCGCCCAAAGAATGAACAAAAACTCTTGGAATGGGTCAGGCCACACCTCTCTGGTGCAAGAAAGTTCAGGTTGATCTTGGACCCAAGGCTCGAGGGGAAATATAACATCAAGACTGCCCAGAAGCTTGCTGCCGTAGCAAATTGTTGCTTGGTAAGACAGGCAAAAACACGCCCCAAAATGAGTGAAATCCTGGAGATGATCAACAAGATTGTTGACACAACAGACAATGGAAGCCCCTTGCTCCCTATGAAGAGTTTGGCCCCGAAAGATGCTCCCGAAAGATCTAAAAGAGAACGTATAAAGATGAGGTTTGTGGATCCAATAATTGGAGAGAGTGGATGTTGGTCTGCTTGGAGAACTAGGCAATGA